The genomic DNA CTACAAGCTTTAATTAGTGTATCAAGATCCTGACAGGTTCCCATATTTCCAAAATAAGAGACCACTAAATTATTACCATTTTTTAATTTACTGAAAATATTTTTAGAATCAACAGAATCAGGCATTTTTTTATTCTCAAACCAATTAGGTATTACTTCAACCTGACTGTCTTTTAACCATATTCTATGCTCAAGCAAATAATCTTTCATTTCATTTGATAAAGCAATAACTTTGGTTATGTGTTTCGTCACAAACCCGTTAATATACTCCATTAATTTCCCTAATACTCCATTTTTGTTAATTGTATTAGTTACATACGCAATTTCGGGATATATATCATAACTTACAAAAACAACTTTGGTATTAAAGAATTTCTTAGCTAATGATGCAATAAGTGGTAAAATTGGTGGGTTTGAATATACTATAATTACCTTGTAATCTTTTAATTTTAAAAAACGTAAGATTACAGCTATTGTAAATGAAAAATAATTAATTAGTCTTCCAACAAAATTACTCCGTTTAAGCTGAAGATACTTTAATCTTGTAATTTTAATTCCTTTGTAGGTTTCTATTAAAGGGACATTATTTTCTAAGTTATACTCTTTGGGATAACCACACAACGCCTCGACATCTAATCCTTCTTTTGAAAGAGATAAAGCTGTATCAAAAGGTAGCGTAGCAGATGAAATAAACTCAGGGTAAAAGTATTGGCATAAGAACAGAACATCCTTCTTCTTACTCATATTAACTAATCTCTTCTTTCCTATTAAATGCATGTTTAATTAAATATTTATTATGTACAAACATTAATATATTGTAATTACACTACTACTGTCCCGTTATATTGGTTTACAGTTTTATTAATACCTTCCTCTATATTATATTCAACTTCCCAATCGAGAGTATCTCTAGTTAATTTATTACATAATACACTATGCTTAATATCACCATCCCGAACATCGGAAAAATTTGGAACGACAGTTGCGTTACTATATT from Pseudalkalibacillus sp. SCS-8 includes the following:
- a CDS encoding glycosyltransferase family 4 protein, translating into MSKKKDVLFLCQYFYPEFISSATLPFDTALSLSKEGLDVEALCGYPKEYNLENNVPLIETYKGIKITRLKYLQLKRSNFVGRLINYFSFTIAVILRFLKLKDYKVIIVYSNPPILPLIASLAKKFFNTKVVFVSYDIYPEIAYVTNTINKNGVLGKLMEYINGFVTKHITKVIALSNEMKDYLLEHRIWLKDSQVEVIPNWFENKKMPDSVDSKNIFSKLKNGNNLVVSYFGNMGTCQDLDTLIKACRELKKNNRVKFLFAGHGNKLEYLKAVVKNERLSNVYVYDFLHGKDFEDALNISDTFIVSLAEGLSGLAVPSKTYSYMMTGKPVIAVIDKNSDIANDLIDNHAGYAMEVGESSKLVSAILELLNDLNKRSSMGDNCRKIFLEKYTTEICTQKYVKMIKRVLED